The genomic interval GCGGTCTGATAGTCGTGCCGAGTCTCCGCATCCAGCGCATTGCCCTCGAGGAGCTCACCGAAGCGCGTCAGCTCCTCCCCGAACTGAACGACGTCCTCTTTGGCCATCACCCGGACGTGTGTCAGCTCCTGCGCATCCTGACGCCGTCGCCACCACCCCATACGCCATGGTAGGGGCCTCGATAGGGTGCTGGCGTGCTGAGAGTGGGACTGACTGGCGGGATCGGGGCCGGCAAGAGTGCGGTGTCGTCGCGACTGGCCGCGCGGGGCGCCGTGGTGATCGACTCCGACGTACTCGCTCGGGAGGTGGTCGCGCGGGGGACCGATGGGCTGTCCGAGGTGGTTGCGGCGTTCGGTCCCGGCGTACTGACGGCCGACGGTGACCTGGATCGGCCGGCGCTCGGCAAGATCGTGTTCGGCGACGAGACGGCCCGGCGGAAGCTGGAGGCGATCGTCCATCCGCGGGTCCGCGCCCGGGCCGCCGAGATCGAGCAGCAGGCGCCGGCGGACGCGGTCGTGGTGCACGACATCCCGTTGCTGGTCGAGACAGGCCAGGCGGGCCGGTTCGACGTCCTGCTCGTGGTCGACGTACCGGTCGAGGTGCAGGTGCAGCGGCTGACGGCGCACCGCGGAATGTCTGACGAGGAAGCGAATCGGCGGATCAGCAGTCAGGCGTCCCGGGAGGACCGGCTGGCGGCCGCGGATGTGGTCGTGGACAACTCCGGCAGCCTCGACGACCTGGACCGCCGCATCGACCAGGTGTGGGAACAACTCGCAGGCCACGGTCCGGACACGAAAAGGTGACCCTTGCGCGGTAAATGATGAATCCGGGACCGGCTGTACAAGAATCTGTCCCGGCTCGGCCCGGGGTGACTCCTGCGGCCGGCCACCGACGGCGCGCCCCGCGCCGGTCCGGACGTCCGAAGTAGGGAGGATGGCGTGGTGTGTCCGCGCTGCAGCTCTGACGTCCCCGAGGTCTCGCATTTCTGCCACCACTGTGGCAACGACATGCGTACCGGGGATGCCGAGCGCAAGAAGGCGTACGCCGCCAGGCCGGATGAGCCGGTGGCGTCGTTCAAACTGGTTTCGACGATCATGCCGCAGGGGTCCGGCCAGCAGCCGTACACCTACAAGGTCGCACTGGGCATCGCCCTGCTGCTGACCGTGGTGACAGCGGCGCTCGGCGCGCTGCCGGTGGCGATCATGATCGCGGCCTTCGCCGTCCCGATCGTCTACATCATCTACTTGTACGACGTGAACCTCTGGGAGGACGAGCCGATCCCGGTGGTCGCCGCGGCCTTCGTGCTGACCGGCGTACTCGCGGCCGTCTTCACCTGGCTGTGGAAGGACAAGCTGGCGCTCTCGCTGGACACCATCGGCGGCAACAGCGCCGGTCCGTCCGGGCGGGACCTGCTGATCCTGCTCCTGCTGGTGCCGGTGGTGTCGGAGCTGATCCGGCAGATCGGCCCGCTCTACCTGGCCTCGCGGCCCCGCTACGACGACCTCATGGACGGCTTCACGTTCGGTGTGGTCGCCGGTGTCGGCTACGCCTGCTTCGAGACACTGGTGCTGCACTGGGGCTGGATCAGCGGCGGCTTCGCCGGTCCGGGCAGCAGCGCCGGCACATGGATCTCGATCGTGCTGCTGCACGGCTTCATCAAGCCGCTGGTGTACGGCTCGGCGACCGGGCTCGCCGGTGCGGAGTTCTCCGGCCTCGGCGAGGGGTACGACGGGTTCACGCCGCGCTGGGTGTTCGGTCTGCTCCAGGCGATGGTGGTCAACGCGCTGTTCCAGGGCGGTGTCTACCTGCTCGGTTTCGTCGGCGGCCACGGCTCGACCATCGGCTCGATCCTCGGCGTGGTCTGGGGCCTGCTGCTGCTCGGCGCACTGATCATCCGGGTGCGGACCGTGCTCCACAAGGGCCTGCTCGAGGCGGCGCTGGAGTCGGCCGCCCGGGGTGGTTCCAACCACGCATCGGGCGACCTGGCGTTCTGCTCGCGCTGTGAGATGCCGCTGCTTCCGCACTCCGACTTCTGCTCCGCCTGCGGCAACTCGGTGCGATCCGTGCCGAAGTCCGCTCGTGGAGTGGCAGCACCGACCGCCGCGACGACTGGGGAGACGCAGGCATGAGCAACCAGCAACCGCCGTACGGCGGTGGCCAGGGCGGACAGCAGCCGTACGGAAACCAGCCGGGCCAGCCCGGTGGTCAGCCTGGTCAGCAGGGCCAGCCTGGTTACGGCCAGCCGCCGCAAGGGCAGCCGGGGTACGGCCAGCCACCGCAGGGACAGCCCGGCTACGGGCAGCAGCCGTCGCCTGGGTACGGGCGTCCGCAGCAGGCCCCACCGGGCTACGGCCAGCCGGGTCAGCCTGGTCAGGCGCCGTACCCGCAGCAGGGTCAGCCGCAACAGGGTCAGCCTCAGCAGGGCCAGCAGGCCTATCCGGGGCAGCAGCACCCAGGGCAGCAGGGCTACCCGGGCCAGCAGCAGTACCCAGGTCAGCAGCAGTACCCGGGTCAGCAGCAGTGGGGCGGCCCCAGTCAGCCGTCGCGGCGCAAGAGCAGTGGCGGCAAGACCCTGCTGATCGCCGGCGGTGCGTTCGCTGTGGTCGCGGTCATCGGCGTCGTACTGGCGCTGGTCTTCAAGGGCGGCGACGACGACAAGGCCGACCCGTCCCCGACGCCGACCACTCAGCCGACGACCGGCCAGAGCACCGAGCCGACGAACGTCGACGAGGGCATCGAGGTCGGCCAGGGCGTGTTCGTGAAGCCCCAGCCGGGCTACATCCGCAAGAGCATCGACGGGTTCGACGGTGTGTACCTGCTGAAGCAGGGCGAGGCTTACTTCATGGTCAACGCCTGGAAGGCCGAGGCCGGTGAGACCACGGACACCGTGCTGCCGAAGCTGCTGAGCGCCGAGACCAAGGACCTGTCCTCGGTGAAGACCGGCGACCCGAAGGTGACCAAACCGGGTCCGGACGACAAGACCCCGGTCAAGGTCGTCACCACCCAGAACTTCGACGCGATCTCCAGCAGCCAGAACGGCAGCATCC from Kribbella sp. NBC_00709 carries:
- the coaE gene encoding dephospho-CoA kinase, whose protein sequence is MLRVGLTGGIGAGKSAVSSRLAARGAVVIDSDVLAREVVARGTDGLSEVVAAFGPGVLTADGDLDRPALGKIVFGDETARRKLEAIVHPRVRARAAEIEQQAPADAVVVHDIPLLVETGQAGRFDVLLVVDVPVEVQVQRLTAHRGMSDEEANRRISSQASREDRLAAADVVVDNSGSLDDLDRRIDQVWEQLAGHGPDTKR
- a CDS encoding PrsW family glutamic-type intramembrane protease, whose protein sequence is MRTGDAERKKAYAARPDEPVASFKLVSTIMPQGSGQQPYTYKVALGIALLLTVVTAALGALPVAIMIAAFAVPIVYIIYLYDVNLWEDEPIPVVAAAFVLTGVLAAVFTWLWKDKLALSLDTIGGNSAGPSGRDLLILLLLVPVVSELIRQIGPLYLASRPRYDDLMDGFTFGVVAGVGYACFETLVLHWGWISGGFAGPGSSAGTWISIVLLHGFIKPLVYGSATGLAGAEFSGLGEGYDGFTPRWVFGLLQAMVVNALFQGGVYLLGFVGGHGSTIGSILGVVWGLLLLGALIIRVRTVLHKGLLEAALESAARGGSNHASGDLAFCSRCEMPLLPHSDFCSACGNSVRSVPKSARGVAAPTAATTGETQA